The region TGTTCCCAGAACATCTTCGCGCTCTCGTTTTAGAAGGTGTGGTGGCTCAGGCGGACGCTGAGACCTTGATTAATAACCCTCATCGCCTGACAGCGCTGCAGAACTTTTTTGAGACATTGCCTCTCTCAACGCGGCAACGCATTTTGCAGATCTCTCAAAAGCCTGAGAATGCGTATTGGTTTGCCGACGTGGGACGTATGATGATGTACTTGGATCGCCCGTGGCAGGCCTTCACTCATTTTTTGGATGGGGTCTTATCCAGCGATGAGGCTTTAGAGGCTTTGATTCCGTCGTTTGGTCCAAGAAAGAATCAAGATGAGGAATTTGGCTTTTCTCAAGTTATGATGAATATGCTTGCGTGCAAAGAGATGGGTATGAATACGCCTGGGGCGAGTTTCCGAGCGCGTTTTCAGGATGGCCGCTTGAGATTGGCATCCAGCAACGAACTGCGTGAAGAAAATTGCCAACCGCTGGGTTTTCAAGAAAGCGAAAATTTTAAGGTTTTTCGTAGCGAAAACTTTCCGCTGACAGTGCCCGTGACCTATCTTCAAGGAGCTTTAGATGGAGCGACAGCGGCGCATCAGGCGCGACGAAGTTATGATCTGGCGACACGGTCTTTCGCGTGTCTTATCTCTATCGACCAAGGTGGGCATGTCCCTGTTTTCGGAGCTCTGTCTTCTGGGTACGAAAGCGGCGCCAGTTTGGTTTTGCGGCAACACCTGCTTTCTGCCGCGATTCAAGGTCAAGAGGTGTCTGAAACCACACTCAATGAATTGTCCCTGATGACTGAAATGAAGTGGGAAAAAAACTGCCGATAGCACACCTTAGCCCTATGAGGCGCGAACAGGTTGTTGGTGCTTTAGTTAAGTCTATGGAAGTAAAAAAAAGGGAGCATGAAGCTCCCTTTATCATTTAATTTTTGGATGTCACCGTTTCGGATTCACCCTTCGAGTTCACCGTCACAAATTTTGTTTTTGAAACGCGAATCGTAGGAATGTCATCGGCGCCTTCAGCTTTCAGTTTTTCGATTTCAAAAGGCACAATTTGTTTTGGACCTTTTTTACCCGGATGCAGTTTGTATTGATGGGCGCAGTTTTTGGAACAAGTGTCTTTTTTGAATTCCAGTTCAGCACAGTCCACGCAAATAAGTTCTTCGGAGTCACAGCGTTTGCATTCGATTTTGACTTCGGAAGGCTGCCCACAGTGAGGACATAATCCGTACTTTTCTGAAGGTTGTAAATTTTGATCCAGGGCCACGCGGTGGTCGAAAACAAAACACTCACCTTCGAATTGATCGTTTGGATATTCCTTCATGTAATTGATGATACCGCCTTCCAATTGGAAAACGTTGTCATAGCCTTGCTTTTGCAGTTCAAGAATTCCTTTTTCGCAGCGAATTCCGCCAGTGCAGAAAATCAGCATTTTTTTGTCTTTAGGAATGCCTTGTTCCTCAATGTATTCAGGAAAATCCGTGAATTTTTCAATATCAGGATTTAATGCGCCTTTAAATGTACCGATTTTATATTCATACCAATTGCGCGTGTCGATCATCACAAAATCTTTTTCTTCTTTCAGTACTTTGTTCCACTCTGCCGGCGACAAGTGATGATTTTTGCCTTCGGGAGGCATCATTTCAGGAATACCAGTGGTGACGATCTCTTCGCGGATTTTCACCTTGAAGCGGCGGAAGGGGGCTTTGTGTGATTCGGAATCTTTAAAAAACAGTTGAGGCGCATTAAAATAATCGCGAATGAATTGCTTCCACGCCTCGAAGGATGCCAACGAGTCCGCAGACACCGTCGAGTTGAATCCCTCTGCGCCTAAAATAATCAGGCCCTTTACATTCAATTCTTCAGCTTTATTTTCCAGGTCTTTTTGTATAGCGGGAACGTCAGAAAGTTTGAGAAACTTATAAAAAGTCGTAACATAATGCTTCGAAACGGCATTCATAGATTTGCACCTCAATTGTCCTGGTAGGCTCCAAACCCACCGGAGTTGTAGTTCTCCGAGGTTATAAGTGAATATGGGCAGCGTACGCAAGGGGTGGAGGCGGAAAATCTCCAAAATCCACCCAGATTTGAATGAAATCCCATTATTTGCTTTTTTCCCGTTAAATTCCACGGAATTGGTCATGGTGGCGCTGCGCTAAATGCTTGTAACCTCGAGCTTTTCCCCGTAAAAATGAGTCTTTAGACAGGATCTCTGAATATGTTAGCCACACCTCAAGTTCAAAAAGAAATTCAGCGCCGCCGTACGTTTGCGATCATTTCGCATCCCGATGCTGGTAAAACAACTCTCACTGAAAAGCTCCTTTACCACGGTGGGGTGATTCACGAAACAGGTGAGGTCAAAGGAAAGCAGGGAACCAAGGCCGTCACGTCCGATTGGATGGCGATGGAACGAGAAAAAGGGATCTCTATCACCTCATCAGTGATGACCTTTGATTATAATTCCTTGCGAGTGAATCTTCTCGATACCCCCGGGCATAAAGACTTCTCGGAAGACACGTACCGCGTTTTGATGGCGGTGGATTCGGCCTGCATGTTGATCGACGTCGCCAAAGGGGTCGAAGAGCGTACGAAGAAGCTCTATGAAGTCTGTCGGCTGCGTAAAATTCCTATTTTCACTTTTGTGAATAAACTTGATCGTGAGGGTAAAGATCCTCTGACCTTGATTGACGAAGTTGAGAAGACTTTGAATATGCAATGCTATCCGGTGACGTGGCCTTTGGGTATCGGTCAGCGCTTTCGCGGTATCTACAACCGTTTGACCAAAGAAATTTGGATTTACGATCAACGTCGTGAAGAAGTGGAAGATTATAAAATCATTCCATTCGAAAAAGGCAAAGACGATCAAATCCTTTATGACTATCTTGATAAAGAATCTGCGGATCAAGTTATTGATGAATTGGATTTGATCGAAAGTGCGCTCCCGCCCTTTGATGTGAATGAGTTTTTAAATGGAACGATTTCTCCGGTGACTTTCGGCTCGGCAAAGCAGAACTTTGGGGTGGATACCTTCCTGCAATTTTTTACCAAGTATGCGCCGGGACCGCAGCCTCGTTATACCAAAGACGACAAGGAAGTGGACCCCTGTGATGCGAACTTCACGGGGTTTGTCTTTAAAATCCAGGCGAATATGGACAAACGTCATCGTGATCGTATCGCCTTTATTCGCATTTGTTCGGGTAAATTTGAACGAGGAATGAAGGTGAAACACTCTCGCCACGACAAAGAACTGCGTCTTTCTTATGCCAGTCAATTCATTGCTGCGGATAAGGAAACTGTGGATGACGCCTACGCGGGCGACATCGTTGGCGTCGGGGATACGGGCAACTTTGCAATCGGTGACTGTGTTTATGCGTCAGGGAAAGTGCACTTCGAAGATATTCCAAAATTTGCGCCAGAATTATTTGGCCGCCTTTCCGTGCGTGATGCCTTGAAGCGCCAGAAGATGCAAGAGGCTTTGAATCACCTTTCGGAAGAGGGCGCTATTCAGTTATTCATTGATCCCATCGTTGGTCCTCAAGATCCGATCATTGGTGCCGTCGGGGAACTTCAATTCGAAGTTCTTCTGCGTCGCTTGCAAGACGAATACAACTTGGAAGTGAAGCTGAATCGTCTGCCTTACGGTGTGGCTCGCTGGCCTCGAACAGAGGATGGTAAGGCCGTTGCTGAGCTAAAAGGGGGAGCCCACATGTTCCGTGATCTGCAAGACAACCCTGTTGTTCTTGTCGCACAGGAGTGGGATCTGAATTGGTTAAAACGTGAAAATCCGACTGTTGAATTTCACACAAGCATCACTCGCGCACGCTAGGTTATTAACGTATGACTCTTCCTTTAGAAATCCAGAACCTTCGTAAGCACTACGAAGGTTCAAAAACGGAAGCCGTAAAAGGGGTCTCGTTCTCAGTTGAAGGGGGCGAGATTTTCGGTCTATTGGGACCCAATGGTGCAGGGAAAACCACGATCATTTCGACAATCACGACGTTGGAAAAACCCTCCTCGGGTTCGGTCAAAGTTTTTGGCATTGAAGTCTCTGAAGATCCCATGTTCACAAAGAAACAAATCGGTGTTGTTCATCAAGAGGTGATCAATTCCGGTTTCTTTGATGTCCAGGAGATTCTACAGTTTCACTCCGGGTACTACGGCCTCAGAAAAAATAATGAGCGTATTGATTTTGTTTTAAGCAAACTGGCTCTTTATGAGCATCGCCATAAAAAAGTGAAGCAGCTTTCCGGCGGAATGAAACGCCGACTGATGATAGCCAAGGCGTTAGTTCACAACCCCAAATTACTGCTGCTGGATGAACCGACGGCCGGCGTGGATATCCGATTGCGAGAAGACCTATGGAAGTTCGTGCAAGAACTTCGCAACGAAGGTATGTCGATTTTGCTAACGACTCACTATCTTGAAGAGGCAGAAGAGCTGTGCGACCGCGTCGGTATTATTAACTTAGGTAGCCTGGTAGAACTGGGCAACACCAAGGATTTGATTCGCCAGTACACGCATAAAAAAATTCGTCTTAGTTTGACGGCGTCGCACGAAGTTCGTTCGGAATATCTGATGGAAGTTGTCGGGAAAGAATTCTTTTTCGTGGTGCCTCAGAATAAAACTCTGGGAGATTTTTTAAACGAGGTTTCTATTCCCGTGAATCTGATCCGTGATATTCAAATTGAAGAAGGTGACCTCGAAGAGGCCTTCTTAAAGCTCGTCAGTAGAAAAGAAATGCAGGCCCTGCCATGACCGGTTTTTTAACTATCTTCCAGCGTGAAATCGCACGTTTCCTGAAAGTTCTGGTGCAAACGGTGGTGACGCCGTTCATTTCCTCTTTCCTGTACCTTCTGATTTTCGGGGTTTCCCTGGGCGAGCAAATGGCAGAGCATCAAGGCGTCAGCTATATTGCTTTCTTGATTCCCGGATTGATGATGATGGGTTTGATAAACAACTCTTTTCAAAACTCGTCGTCCTCGATTGTTTCTTCTAAATTTTCTGGCGATCTTGAAGACTTACGAGTGGCGCCGGTGACGGATCGGGAAATTATCTGGGCCATGAGCTTAGGCGCTTTGGTGCGTGGAACGATTGTGGCT is a window of Bdellovibrio sp. ArHS DNA encoding:
- a CDS encoding alpha/beta fold hydrolase; translated protein: MTRLTWPLYALLFLIAFQVQAKVPWTAPDTPYLSGEEVCAKYHDRRGREQAVWISVPVSYQDAAQGSFSLYTWTRKPWMPGKPVLIYVDGGPGNTSHSSELDLPDWNVVFFDQRGNSCSRPPTEELYLRRDFYDSRNTARDIDEIRKALGESLISVYGVSYGTVPAHLYGFLFPEHLRALVLEGVVAQADAETLINNPHRLTALQNFFETLPLSTRQRILQISQKPENAYWFADVGRMMMYLDRPWQAFTHFLDGVLSSDEALEALIPSFGPRKNQDEEFGFSQVMMNMLACKEMGMNTPGASFRARFQDGRLRLASSNELREENCQPLGFQESENFKVFRSENFPLTVPVTYLQGALDGATAAHQARRSYDLATRSFACLISIDQGGHVPVFGALSSGYESGASLVLRQHLLSAAIQGQEVSETTLNELSLMTEMKWEKNCR
- a CDS encoding peptide chain release factor 3 encodes the protein MLATPQVQKEIQRRRTFAIISHPDAGKTTLTEKLLYHGGVIHETGEVKGKQGTKAVTSDWMAMEREKGISITSSVMTFDYNSLRVNLLDTPGHKDFSEDTYRVLMAVDSACMLIDVAKGVEERTKKLYEVCRLRKIPIFTFVNKLDREGKDPLTLIDEVEKTLNMQCYPVTWPLGIGQRFRGIYNRLTKEIWIYDQRREEVEDYKIIPFEKGKDDQILYDYLDKESADQVIDELDLIESALPPFDVNEFLNGTISPVTFGSAKQNFGVDTFLQFFTKYAPGPQPRYTKDDKEVDPCDANFTGFVFKIQANMDKRHRDRIAFIRICSGKFERGMKVKHSRHDKELRLSYASQFIAADKETVDDAYAGDIVGVGDTGNFAIGDCVYASGKVHFEDIPKFAPELFGRLSVRDALKRQKMQEALNHLSEEGAIQLFIDPIVGPQDPIIGAVGELQFEVLLRRLQDEYNLEVKLNRLPYGVARWPRTEDGKAVAELKGGAHMFRDLQDNPVVLVAQEWDLNWLKRENPTVEFHTSITRAR
- a CDS encoding ABC transporter ATP-binding protein, whose product is MTLPLEIQNLRKHYEGSKTEAVKGVSFSVEGGEIFGLLGPNGAGKTTIISTITTLEKPSSGSVKVFGIEVSEDPMFTKKQIGVVHQEVINSGFFDVQEILQFHSGYYGLRKNNERIDFVLSKLALYEHRHKKVKQLSGGMKRRLMIAKALVHNPKLLLLDEPTAGVDIRLREDLWKFVQELRNEGMSILLTTHYLEEAEELCDRVGIINLGSLVELGNTKDLIRQYTHKKIRLSLTASHEVRSEYLMEVVGKEFFFVVPQNKTLGDFLNEVSIPVNLIRDIQIEEGDLEEAFLKLVSRKEMQALP
- a CDS encoding rhodanese-like domain-containing protein, whose product is MNAVSKHYVTTFYKFLKLSDVPAIQKDLENKAEELNVKGLIILGAEGFNSTVSADSLASFEAWKQFIRDYFNAPQLFFKDSESHKAPFRRFKVKIREEIVTTGIPEMMPPEGKNHHLSPAEWNKVLKEEKDFVMIDTRNWYEYKIGTFKGALNPDIEKFTDFPEYIEEQGIPKDKKMLIFCTGGIRCEKGILELQKQGYDNVFQLEGGIINYMKEYPNDQFEGECFVFDHRVALDQNLQPSEKYGLCPHCGQPSEVKIECKRCDSEELICVDCAELEFKKDTCSKNCAHQYKLHPGKKGPKQIVPFEIEKLKAEGADDIPTIRVSKTKFVTVNSKGESETVTSKN